The proteins below come from a single Metarhizium brunneum chromosome 1, complete sequence genomic window:
- the Cbwd1 gene encoding COBW domain-containing protein 1 encodes MDFDDDAPPELVETAGQIEQNGEEITVKVPITIVTGYLGAGKTTLLNYILTAQHGKKIAVIMNGLCLEFTFSGTGLILVSCLAEFGDSLDIEKSLTVNQGDDRVEEWLDVGNGCICCSVKDTGVNAIESLMEKRGAFDYILLETTGLADPGNIAPLFWVDDGLGSTIYLDGIVTLVDAKNILRSLDDPTGKVEGHQDHDDHGPLMTTAHVQISHADVIVINKSDLATEDELQLVKARIQSINGLAKLHVTEKSVVPQLEGLLLDLHAYDQFNEANERLKGHSHLDPTISTMSIPVPCLLPGKVAEVDKWLRSVLWDNKLPGSENEGTFEIHRSKGRIVLRDGTARMLQGVREVFELTDAPETAQVQPEQGKIIFIGRKLVEEDFVRSFNNAIN; translated from the exons ATGGATTTCGATGACGATGCCCCTCCAGAGTTGGTTGAAACTGCGGGGCAGATTGAACAAAATGGTGAAGAAATTACTGTCAAAGTCCCTATTACAATTGTGACTG GTTACTTGGGAGCTGGAAAGACTACACTGTTGAATTACATCTTGACGGCTCAACATGGCAAGAAGATTGCCGTTATTATGAATGGTTTGTGTCTTGAATTCACCTTCAGCGGAACTGGGCTAATCCTCGTTTCTTGCCTCGCAGAATTTGGAGATT CACTGGACATTGAAAAGTCTCTTACCGTCAACCAGGGAGACGATAGGGTGGAAGAATGGCTAGACGTGGGAAACGGCTGCATTTGCTGTTCAGTCAA GGATACGGGCGTAAATGCCATAGAGTCTCTTATGGAAAAGAGAGGCGCATTCGATTATATCCTCTTAGAAACCACAGGCCTCGCAGACCCAGGCAACATCGCGCCGTTGTTTTGGGTAGATGATGGGTTGGGAAGCACGATATATTTAGATGGAATCGTTACCCTGGTCGACGCCAAAAATATTCTGCGCAGCTTGGATGACCCGACTGGGAAAGTTGAGGGGCATCAAGACCATGATGACCACGGGCCGCTGATGACGACCGCGCATGTGCAAATATCTCATGCAGATGTCATCGTTATTAATAAGTCAGACCTTGCTACAGAGGACGAGTTACAGCTTGTTAAGGCGCGAATCCAATCCATCAATGGCCTAGCAAAGTTGCATGTTACAGAAAAGAGCGTCGTGCCCCAATTGGAAGGACTATTACTTGACCTGCATGCATACGACCAATTCAACGAAGCGAATGAACGGCTCAAAGGCCACAGTCATCTCGATCCC ACCATATCAACAATGTCAATTCCAGTGCCCTGCCTCTTGCCAGGTAAGGTGGCCGAGGTGGACAAGTGGTTACGCTCTGTGCTGTGGGACAACAAACTGCCGGGAAGCGAGAATGAAGGGACGTTCGAGATTCATCGATCCAAGGGGCGCATAGTCTTGCGAGATGGGACGGCCAGGATGTTGCAGGGTGTGAGGGAGGTGTTTGAGCTGACCGACGCCCCAGAAACTGCGCAGGTGCAACCAGAGCAAGGcaaaattatatttataggGCGAAAGCTTGTAGAGGAAGATTTTGTACGGAGCTTTAacaatgccatcaattga
- the not2 gene encoding General negative regulator of transcription subunit 2 produces MQTTTGICSGLVGLKPSLLQTSNWDYAAVVKGEFPSLSNNSQLNNANPASMWSSGASRNLSGPIQRNQSTPVSSQQGGQDDLFASGSSRLPLHQSSFRFGNQGNIATASQGQPSSVDDFPPLNRAGNGEIGSDRSGNLMSLAFGSQQGASGAQRGNGLLNALSANSRANDVRSPPGVALNRGQDRKRLGADDDSRQKPISREDGLGKSTVDDTNQNPLGAIGNEDSIAKLRDVKENKAPDAVDPLGGMSAVDKWGIKGLRTLMNNYPDYQAMVVGMDPITIGLDINSQEMISTQVYSLFDDAPPRPTVNGSKFRLPECYNVTNVQPIESKIQNFNEETLFWIFYSCPADVKQQMAAVELHSRNWRWHKKHQIWLTKDEHMTPQILSPNHERGFYIVWDTDNWRKDRRELTLFYGDLDTTLNQPPAIS; encoded by the exons ATGCAGACCACGACAGGCATATGCAGCGGGCTGGTTGGACTAAAGCCATCATTGCTACAAACATCCAACTGGGATTATGCCGCCGTTGTCAAGGG CGAGTTCCCGTCGCTGTCAAACAACTCACAGCTCAACAACGCCAACCCTGCATCGATGTGGTCGTCGGGAGCATCTCGAAACTTGAGTGGGCCTATTCAACGAAATCAATCGACTCCCGTCTCATCTCAGCAAGGAGGCCAGGATGATTTGTTCGCATCAGGCTCATCGCGTTTGCCTTTACACCAAAGCTCCTTTCGATTTGGTAACCAAGGGAATATAGCGACAGCCTCCCAAGGACAGCCAAGTAGCGTTGATGATTTTCCTCCGTTAAATAGAGCTGGAAATGGGGAGATTGGGTCGGATCGAAGTGGAAATCTGATGTCATTGGCGTTCGGATCGCAACAAGGAGCGTCAGGAGCGCAGAGGGGTAATGGCCTTCTAAATGCTTTGTCCGCCAATAGTCGGGCAAACGATGTGCGGTCGCCTCCCGGAGTTG CATTAAACCGCGGCCAAGACCGGAAGCGGCTGGGAGCCGACGATGATAGCAGACAAAAACCCATTTCCAGGGAGGATGGCCTAGGCAAATCTACTGTTGATGACACGAATCAAAATCCCCTAGGAGCAATCGGCAACGAGGACTCGATTGCAAAGTTACGAGATGTGAAGGAGAACAAGGCCCCGGACGCGGTAGATCCTCTTGGCGGAATGAGTGCCGTAGACAAATGGGGAATCAAAGGACTGCGGACATTAATGAACAACTATCCGGATTACCAGGCAATGGTAGTTGGCATGGATCCTATCACAATTGGACTTGATATCAACTCGCAAGA GATGATTTCGACACAAGTTTACTCGCTCTTTGATGATGCCCCCCCTCGGCCGACAGTTAATGGTAGCAAGTTCCGACTTCCAGAGTGCTACAATGTGACGAACGTCCAGCCAATTGAAAGCAAAATTCAGAATTTCAACGAAGAAACTCTGTTTTGGATATTCTACAGCTGTCCCGCAGACGTCAAACAGCAAATGGCAGCGGTAGAATT GCATTCTCGAAACTGGAGATGGCACAAGAAACATCAGATATGGCTCACCAAAGATGAACACATGACCCCACAGATCTTGAGCCCAAATCACGAGCGGGGATTCTATATTGTGTGGGATACAGACAACTGGCGAAAGGACAGG CGAGAGCTCACTCTGTTCTACGGCGACTTGGATACTACGTTGAACCAACCGCCTGCAATATCTTGA
- the Mob4 gene encoding MOB kinase activator-like 4, giving the protein MALAPSSPRLPSPPPPAEIQISPNSPSGGAPASPHATQMEQSVLDANSRRRIHPGTKAADMAAGPPLVPLSELDSAFQLQEHLAALHYDRTASGTQAITRETAHQLTQPPVGIDRTIWLYELCRFLISKCNQLVVGFLFDTPPCSAQTCPEMRASEWQFLCAVHEQPKSCCAIDYCCHTLDWAANVVSDQKLFPSRFAVLSDAHSKNAGVKNLVNVFRRLHRIFAHAWFQHRSVFWSVESQTGLYVFFKTVCDQYDLLPAENYKLPPEAEGLEAPPIEPEADKPPPAILKPASQQRPAGTEDDGLHSGGRTNTRRHIRSSPSTGSAVTTVIEADEEDTDNVSNKMESLHISDTRPTGQEPESAEVPVIVERSVIEGASKSEEQHPPEPVEPPAPTEAETEAEAEAEAEAEEANQTIVEPELASNQDEDQNTESNIALPSAETDTRPSEPHVEESCSETKTDDEESKQPTDETAPDPSESTEEEKEPAKETKSEDMAGESGHVPDPE; this is encoded by the exons ATGGCGCTGGCTCCCAGCTCGCCTCGTCTGCCGAGCCCTCCTCCGCCTGCCGAAATCCAAATCAGCCCAAACTCGCCATCAGGAGGAGCACCAGCAAGTCCTCATGCTACACAAATGGAGCAATCCGTCTTGGACGCCAATTCCAGGCGTCGCATACATCCGGGGACAAAGGCTGCTGATATGGCTGCCGGGCCACCTTTGGTGCCTCTGAGCGAG CTTGATTCGGCCTTTCAGTTGCAGGAGCATCTTGCTGCCCTGCATTACGACCGCACAGCCTCTGGAACGCAAGCGATAACGCGCGAGACAGCTCACCAGCTCACCCAACCTCCCGTGGGCATCGATCGCACCATCTGGCTCTACGAGCTTTGTCGATTCCTCATCTCCAAATGCAACCAACTCGTCGTAGGGTTCCTCTTCGACACCCCTCCTTGCAGTGCGCAAACGTGTCCCGAGATGCGAGCTTCCGAGTGGCAGTTTCTATGCGCGGTCCACGAGCAACCCAAGAGCTGCTGCGCCATCGACTACTGCTGCCACACGCTCGACTGGGCAGCCAACGTCGTGTCCGACCAAAAGCTCTTCCCCAGTCGGTTCGCAGTCCTCAGCGATGCTCACAGCAAGAATGCCGGAGTGAAAAATCTAGTAAATGTATTCAGAAGACTACACCGCATTTTCGCCCACGCGTGGTTCCAGCACCGCAGCGTATTCTGGTCCGTGGAAAGCCAGACCGGCCTGTACGTCTTCTTCAAGACGGTGTGCGACCAGTACGATCTGCTCCCGGCTGAGAACTACAAGCTCCCACCGGAAGCCGAGGGTCTCGAAGCGCCCCCGATCGAGCCCGAGGCCGACAAGCCTCCGCCAGCTATTCTCAAGCCGGCATCACAGCAGCGGCCTGCTGGAACAGAAGATGACGGTCTGCACTCCGGTGGCCGCACCAACACTCGAAGACACATTAGGAGTAGTCCTTCGACAGGCAGTGCCGTGACAACCGTAATAGAAGCGGACGAAGAAGACACAGACAATGTTTCCAACAAGATGGAAAGTCTGCACATTTCTGACACTCGCCCAACTGGCCAGGAGCCAGAAAGCGCAGAAGTACCTGTCATTGTTGAACGCTCCGTCATAGAAGGGGCTTCCAAATCAGAGGAACAACACCCTCCAGAGCCGGTGGAGCCGCCGGCACCAACAGAAGCAGAGACAGAAGCAGaggcagaagcagaggcagaggcagaagAGGCAAATCAGACAATCGTAGAGCCTGAGCTTGCTAGCAATCAAGACGAAGACCAAAATACAGAGTCCAACATTGCCCTTCCATCCGCTGAAACCGATACCAGACCGTCCGAACCTCATGTCGAGGAATCCTGTTCAGAGACAAAAACTGACGATGAGGAATCAAAACAACCGACAGACGAAACCGCCCCCGACCCATCAGAGTCAACtgaggaggaaaaggaaCCAGCCAAGGAGACCAAGTCAGAGGACATGGCTGGAGAATCTGGACACGTCCCTGATCCAGAGTAA
- the CUE1 gene encoding Coupling of ubiquitin conjugation to ER degradation protein 1, whose protein sequence is MANEQISLPYLAGILLLSGLIIRYLFFSGTQTPRPTRSPEDVRRSRETAVERIQQMFPQAERRSILWDLQRNGGSIQNTTERILAGRLETPPVTFQPPPPPGQATAGASTVSATRQADKPSQPDLITRYNLKSKITEAEFEEDAKSKGWSSNRDERQASLQKRRDEMILAARRKMEAKIAAEKK, encoded by the exons ATGGCCAATGAACAAATATCGCTGCCATACCTGGCAGGAATCCTACTCCTGTCGGGGCTCATAATACGATACCTGTTCTTTTCCGGGACGCAGACACCTCGGCCGACAAGGTCACCGGAGGACGTACGGAGATCACGAGAAACGGCAGTAGAGCGGATACAACAGATGTTTCCCCAGGCGGAAAGACGGAGCATCTTGTGGGATTTACAGCGTAATGGTGGCAGTATTCAAAATACCACGGAGCGAATCTTGGCTGGGCGGCTTGAGACT CCTCCTGTTACGTTCCAACCACCCCCTCCGCCAGGGCAAGCTACGGCCGGAGCAAGCACTGTTTCTGCGACGAGACAAGCAGACAAGCCATCACAACCAGACCTAATAACGCGATATAACCTAAAGAGCAAGATTACTGAAGCAGAATTTGAGGAGGACGCCAAATCGAAAGGCTGGAGTTCGAATCGGGACGAACGCCAGGCGTCGTTGCAGAAACGACGAGATGAGATGATCTTGGCAGCGCGGCGGAAGATGGAAGCCAAAATTGCGGCGGagaaaaaataa